One Thermus antranikianii DSM 12462 DNA segment encodes these proteins:
- the hemH gene encoding ferrochelatase: MNVLLMAYGTPYTPEEIEPYYTDIRRGRRPSEELVRELEERYAAIGKSPLNEITLAQAIRLQALLNLEAPAYPKRLLGPFGPRIPQGPARVYVGTKHWHPSIGEAVAAMHEDGVRRAVAIVAAPHYSLRSVAEYQEKVEAALKSLPEPIEMVWVESYEAHPGLIAAYARRLEEAIWRLREPRKAAYVFTAHSIPLSAVERGDPYPRQVERTAELIAKRLALPRFSVAYQSAGRTPEPWLGPDINEHLKALREEGFEEVVVQAVGFPADHLEVYYDLDLEAQATAQEVGLRLIRARSLNADLDYIQVLKELVEAAWLR; the protein is encoded by the coding sequence ATGAACGTACTCCTCATGGCCTACGGCACCCCCTACACCCCGGAAGAGATCGAACCCTACTACACGGACATCCGCCGGGGAAGGCGTCCTTCCGAGGAGCTGGTGAGGGAGCTGGAAGAGCGCTACGCCGCCATTGGCAAAAGCCCCTTGAACGAGATCACCCTGGCCCAGGCCATCAGGCTCCAGGCGCTTTTGAACCTCGAGGCCCCCGCCTACCCCAAGCGCCTCCTGGGCCCCTTCGGCCCCCGCATCCCCCAGGGACCGGCCCGGGTCTACGTGGGCACCAAGCACTGGCACCCCTCCATCGGGGAGGCCGTCGCCGCCATGCACGAGGACGGGGTGAGGCGGGCGGTGGCCATCGTGGCCGCTCCCCATTACTCCCTAAGGAGCGTGGCGGAGTACCAGGAGAAGGTGGAAGCCGCCCTAAAGTCCCTCCCCGAGCCCATCGAGATGGTCTGGGTGGAAAGCTACGAAGCCCATCCCGGCCTGATCGCCGCCTACGCCAGGAGGCTTGAGGAGGCCATATGGCGGCTTAGGGAGCCGAGGAAGGCCGCCTACGTCTTCACCGCCCACTCCATCCCCCTCTCGGCGGTGGAGCGGGGCGATCCCTACCCCCGCCAGGTGGAGAGGACGGCGGAGCTCATCGCCAAGAGGCTTGCCCTGCCTCGCTTTAGCGTGGCCTACCAGTCCGCAGGGCGCACCCCCGAGCCCTGGCTTGGCCCCGACATCAACGAACACCTTAAGGCCCTAAGGGAGGAGGGCTTTGAGGAGGTGGTGGTCCAGGCGGTGGGCTTCCCCGCCGACCACCTGGAGGTCTACTACGACCTGGACCTCGAGGCCCAGGCCACCGCCCAGGAGGTGGGACTAAGGCTCATCCGGGCCCGGAGCCTCAACGCCGATCTGGACTACATCCAGGTGCTTAAGGAGCTGGTGGAGGCAGCGTGGCTCAGGTAG
- the hemG gene encoding protoporphyrinogen oxidase: protein MAQVAVVGGGWAGLSAALALKEAGVDFLLLEASPRLGGKVRTHKGEGFLVEGGPDASVRYKKEVLELGERFGLTPIGTLPAKPAAWILRKGKAHPLPEGLLQIVPGDLKGLYRTSLLSLSGKLRALYDLFLPRGAKEDESLKEFVERRFGPEVFAALVAPLAGGIYGGEPEELSMRAAFPQLLDLERKHRSLILGAMRARRARGSREGGSLFFSFQEGLSTLTRKLAEEVAGKTLLGTPVLALEPLGGRYRLHTPRGPLEVEAVVLATPAPVAAHLLRPFLPEATALLKGIPHTPAATVSLAFKEALPVAGHGLLIAKGEGYRARGFTWTHQKWPGRAPEGFSLVRAYFSGEVARLSEAELARVALEDLRRFLGQEVRAERTWVFRFPEGMPAYRVGHLERMERLEMSLLKAPGLFLAGNYLEGVGLPEVVRSGRKAAQRALGYLALAPTP, encoded by the coding sequence GTGGCTCAGGTAGCCGTGGTGGGAGGAGGATGGGCGGGGCTTTCCGCCGCCTTGGCCCTGAAGGAGGCAGGGGTGGACTTCCTCCTCCTGGAGGCAAGCCCCCGCCTGGGGGGCAAGGTGCGCACCCACAAGGGGGAGGGCTTCCTGGTGGAAGGGGGCCCAGACGCCAGCGTGCGGTACAAGAAGGAGGTCCTGGAGTTAGGGGAGCGCTTCGGCCTCACGCCCATAGGGACCCTCCCCGCCAAACCCGCAGCGTGGATCCTGCGCAAGGGTAAGGCCCATCCCCTCCCCGAGGGGCTTTTGCAAATCGTGCCCGGGGACCTCAAGGGCCTTTACCGCACCTCCCTCCTCTCCCTTTCCGGGAAGCTCAGGGCCCTATACGACCTCTTCCTCCCCCGGGGGGCCAAGGAGGACGAAAGCCTTAAGGAGTTCGTGGAACGGAGGTTTGGCCCCGAGGTCTTCGCCGCCCTGGTGGCACCCCTGGCGGGAGGCATCTATGGAGGGGAGCCCGAGGAGCTTTCCATGCGAGCGGCCTTCCCCCAGCTTTTGGACCTGGAGCGGAAGCACCGAAGCCTCATCCTGGGGGCCATGCGGGCGAGAAGGGCTCGGGGAAGCCGGGAAGGGGGAAGCCTGTTCTTCTCCTTCCAGGAGGGGCTTTCCACCCTAACGCGGAAGCTTGCCGAGGAGGTGGCGGGGAAAACCCTCCTGGGCACACCCGTCCTGGCCCTCGAGCCCCTAGGGGGCCGGTACCGCCTCCACACCCCCAGGGGACCCCTGGAGGTGGAGGCAGTGGTCCTGGCCACCCCCGCCCCCGTGGCGGCCCACCTGCTAAGGCCCTTCCTCCCCGAGGCCACGGCCCTTCTCAAGGGGATTCCCCACACCCCGGCGGCCACGGTGAGCCTGGCCTTTAAAGAAGCGCTTCCCGTAGCGGGGCATGGCCTCCTCATCGCCAAGGGGGAGGGCTACAGGGCCAGGGGGTTTACCTGGACGCACCAGAAATGGCCCGGGAGGGCCCCGGAAGGGTTCAGCCTGGTGCGGGCCTACTTTTCCGGGGAGGTGGCTCGGCTTTCCGAGGCGGAGCTTGCCCGGGTGGCCCTGGAGGACCTCCGCCGTTTTCTGGGCCAGGAGGTGCGGGCGGAGCGCACCTGGGTCTTCCGCTTCCCCGAGGGCATGCCCGCCTACCGGGTGGGGCATCTGGAGCGCATGGAAAGGCTGGAAATGAGCCTTCTCAAGGCCCCGGGCCTTTTTTTGGCGGGGAACTACCTGGAGGGGGTGGGCCTCCCCGAGGTGGTGCGCTCTGGCCGTAAAGCGGCCCAAAGAGCCCTGGGCTACCTGGCCCTGGCCCCCACCCCCTAG
- a CDS encoding EAL domain-containing protein, translating to MNVSPQELLDPTYAFRVAEALEETSCPPGRLVLEITETTLIPDERGRDATRALEALKALGISIFLDDFGSGYSSLERLAELPVDGVKLGQAFTQRLGIPPDPQSPPARVVGAVLALAQALGLQAIAEGIEDETILLYLKNLGFPLGQGYLLGRPDRL from the coding sequence GTGAACGTGAGCCCCCAGGAGCTCCTGGACCCCACCTATGCCTTTCGGGTGGCGGAAGCCCTGGAGGAAACTTCCTGTCCGCCTGGCCGCCTGGTGTTGGAGATCACGGAAACCACCCTGATCCCCGACGAGCGGGGCAGGGATGCCACCCGGGCCCTCGAGGCCCTCAAGGCTCTGGGCATAAGCATCTTCCTGGACGACTTCGGCTCAGGCTACTCCAGCCTGGAGCGTTTGGCCGAGCTTCCCGTGGACGGGGTCAAGCTGGGCCAGGCCTTCACCCAGCGCCTGGGCATCCCGCCCGACCCCCAAAGCCCCCCCGCCCGGGTGGTAGGGGCCGTCTTAGCCTTGGCCCAGGCCCTGGGGCTCCAGGCCATTGCCGAGGGGATAGAGGATGAAACCATTCTCCTTTACTTAAAGAATCTCGGTTTT
- a CDS encoding diguanylate cyclase: MALPYPAIALGSIFLGLLAGILGYTGPYILPWLMIFTASTASMHGLGWGLLAAGVSTLLLFLFPGFDLVALALLLLSAWLAHGVGESLRKAHRQAKALAKNQRFLAEALEALPQAESRQALLESLPKRLAALGAGGHVGVWIPTSLGFHLLASVPPLALEEVPATGVLGRALQEARPIHVPDVRKEPSYIPAPGLQTLAELALPLWERGEVVAVLNLERPQPFAPEEVEGLKRFAQAVSLQLDRLADLEERRLISELSLRLQSATTLKEAAEKALALLLEALDLEIGVLWEARGAHMEALAHQGVDDPALLQVLREGLPYGQGLAWEVYHRESPLFTARYAEEPQAIPPLKALDWRTLAALPIPSSKAPRSRRVLVLGKKEERLWRKAEVELLLLACRTLGLGMERLTEKDRHESVNRLFLELLEKPPEELYGRILEEAVRQVPGSEAGSLLVWEEGAYHYKAALGYDLEGLQTVTFSQEDQLLWYGLGAERACQGEPRIMSLEERPIAEISHQTAPPEIIDAAGKAPEIKANLCLPIPYKGEVLAYLNLDNLHDPRAFGEDSLEAARFFAAPLASLLHESRSRKLLEESALTDYLTGLGNRRAFDRFLEEELKRAERYGYPLSLMILDLKGFKAVNDRLGHAVGDLALMKVAETLERERRNGDRLFRWGGDEFAAIFPHTSKKGAVAVALRYAKAIQDLCFNGLCLGVNIGVASYPEDGSTPDELLSAADTRMYEAKARGQVMVA, encoded by the coding sequence ATGGCTCTGCCCTACCCCGCAATCGCCTTGGGCTCCATCTTCTTGGGACTCCTGGCGGGGATTTTGGGCTACACCGGTCCTTACATTTTGCCGTGGCTCATGATCTTCACCGCCTCCACCGCCAGCATGCACGGCTTGGGGTGGGGGCTCCTGGCCGCCGGGGTTTCCACGCTCCTTCTTTTCCTCTTCCCCGGGTTTGACCTCGTGGCCCTGGCCCTCCTCCTCCTCTCCGCCTGGCTGGCCCACGGCGTCGGCGAAAGCCTGCGAAAGGCTCACCGCCAGGCCAAGGCCCTGGCCAAGAACCAGCGGTTTCTGGCCGAGGCCCTCGAAGCCCTGCCCCAGGCGGAAAGCCGCCAAGCCCTTCTGGAAAGCCTTCCCAAGCGCCTGGCTGCTTTGGGAGCCGGGGGGCATGTGGGGGTTTGGATACCCACCAGCCTAGGCTTCCACCTCCTTGCCAGCGTTCCCCCCTTAGCCCTGGAAGAGGTACCGGCCACGGGAGTCCTGGGCCGCGCCCTACAGGAAGCCCGGCCCATCCACGTGCCCGACGTGCGAAAGGAACCCTCCTACATCCCTGCACCTGGCCTCCAAACCCTTGCTGAGCTAGCCTTGCCCCTTTGGGAGCGCGGTGAAGTGGTGGCCGTGCTCAATCTGGAACGGCCTCAACCCTTCGCCCCTGAGGAAGTGGAAGGGCTTAAGCGCTTCGCCCAGGCGGTAAGCCTCCAGCTGGACCGGCTCGCCGACCTGGAGGAACGAAGGCTAATAAGCGAGCTTTCCTTACGCTTGCAAAGCGCCACCACCCTGAAGGAAGCGGCGGAGAAAGCCCTGGCCCTACTCCTCGAGGCCCTGGACCTGGAAATCGGCGTCCTTTGGGAAGCCCGGGGAGCCCATATGGAGGCCCTGGCCCATCAGGGTGTGGACGACCCCGCCCTGCTCCAGGTGCTAAGAGAAGGCCTCCCCTATGGCCAGGGCCTGGCCTGGGAGGTCTACCATCGGGAAAGCCCCCTCTTCACCGCCCGCTATGCGGAGGAACCCCAGGCCATACCCCCGCTTAAGGCCCTGGACTGGCGCACCCTGGCTGCCTTGCCCATCCCCTCCTCCAAGGCCCCACGGAGCCGGAGGGTGCTGGTTTTGGGAAAGAAGGAGGAGCGACTTTGGCGCAAGGCGGAGGTGGAGCTCCTCCTCCTGGCCTGCCGCACCCTGGGCCTGGGGATGGAACGGCTTACGGAGAAGGACCGGCACGAAAGCGTAAACCGGCTTTTCCTGGAGCTTTTGGAGAAACCTCCCGAAGAACTCTACGGACGCATCCTGGAAGAAGCCGTCCGCCAGGTGCCGGGTTCGGAAGCGGGAAGCCTTCTGGTGTGGGAGGAAGGAGCCTACCATTACAAGGCAGCCTTGGGCTATGACCTCGAGGGGTTGCAAACCGTCACTTTCAGCCAGGAGGACCAGCTTCTCTGGTACGGCCTGGGAGCGGAACGGGCCTGCCAGGGGGAGCCCCGCATCATGAGCTTGGAAGAGCGGCCCATCGCCGAGATCAGCCACCAGACCGCCCCGCCCGAGATCATCGACGCCGCGGGCAAAGCGCCGGAGATCAAGGCCAACCTCTGCCTCCCCATCCCCTACAAAGGGGAGGTGCTGGCCTATCTCAACCTGGACAACCTACATGACCCTCGGGCTTTTGGTGAGGATTCCCTGGAGGCCGCCCGCTTCTTCGCCGCCCCCCTGGCCAGCCTGCTCCACGAAAGCCGTAGCCGGAAGCTCCTGGAGGAATCCGCCCTGACCGATTACCTCACCGGCCTCGGGAACCGCCGGGCCTTTGACCGCTTTTTGGAAGAGGAGCTCAAGCGGGCCGAGCGCTACGGCTATCCCCTTTCCTTGATGATCCTAGACCTCAAGGGCTTCAAAGCGGTGAACGACCGGCTCGGGCACGCCGTGGGGGATTTGGCCCTCATGAAGGTGGCCGAGACCCTGGAACGGGAAAGGCGCAACGGCGACCGCCTCTTCCGCTGGGGTGGGGACGAGTTCGCCGCCATCTTCCCCCACACCTCCAAGAAGGGAGCGGTAGCGGTTGCCCTCCGCTACGCCAAGGCCATCCAGGACCTTTGCTTTAACGGCCTCTGCTTAGGGGTGAACATCGGGGTGGCCAGCTACCCGGAGGACGGCAGCACCCCGGACGAGCTCCTCTCCGCCGCCGATACCCGCATGTACGAGGCCAAGGCCCGGGGCCAGGTCATGGTGGCTTGA
- a CDS encoding sulfite exporter TauE/SafE family protein, which produces MSLALLGALLIGLSLGLLGSGGSILTVPVLVYLLGEPPKQAIAESLLIVGGIALLGALPYALRGLVDWRNVFFFGLPGMAGTYLGAWLSRFVSGEVQLLTFALVMLLAAYLMARPSPLRAEGEGSRKPWKILLEGLSVGALTGFVGVGGGFLIVPALVLLGGLPMHLAIGTSLFIIALKSFAGFYKYLHLLPELGLAVNYGVALLFVGVGTLGSFLGGRLAVRLPQGGLRRGFALFLVAMGAFIVAQSLAQGH; this is translated from the coding sequence ATGAGCCTAGCCCTTCTTGGCGCTCTTCTCATCGGGCTTTCCCTGGGGCTACTGGGCTCAGGGGGGTCTATTCTCACCGTGCCCGTGCTGGTCTACCTCCTGGGGGAGCCCCCCAAGCAGGCCATCGCCGAAAGCCTTCTCATCGTGGGGGGGATCGCCCTTCTGGGAGCCCTGCCCTACGCTCTAAGGGGCCTGGTGGACTGGCGCAACGTGTTCTTCTTCGGCCTTCCGGGCATGGCGGGCACCTACCTGGGGGCCTGGCTTTCCCGCTTCGTTTCCGGGGAGGTGCAGCTTCTCACCTTCGCCCTGGTGATGCTTCTTGCCGCCTACCTCATGGCCCGGCCAAGCCCCCTAAGGGCCGAGGGGGAAGGAAGCCGCAAGCCCTGGAAGATCCTCCTGGAGGGGCTTTCGGTGGGAGCCCTCACCGGCTTCGTGGGGGTGGGCGGGGGCTTTCTCATCGTGCCCGCCCTGGTCCTTTTGGGAGGGCTTCCCATGCACCTGGCCATCGGAACCAGCCTCTTCATCATCGCCCTCAAGTCCTTCGCCGGCTTCTACAAGTACCTGCACCTTTTGCCCGAGCTGGGCCTGGCCGTCAACTACGGGGTGGCCCTCCTCTTCGTGGGAGTGGGAACCCTGGGAAGCTTCCTGGGCGGCCGGCTGGCGGTGCGGCTACCCCAGGGGGGCCTGAGGCGGGGGTTTGCCCTTTTCCTGGTGGCCATGGGGGCCTTCATCGTGGCCCAGAGCCTGGCCCAGGGGCATTAG
- the hemE gene encoding uroporphyrinogen decarboxylase, which yields MEGVNDLILQAARGRPTSRPPVWFMRQAGRYQKEYQEIRQRYTLPEIVQNPEVCAEVTLLPVRQLGVDAAILFADITTPLYGMGVELDLVEGKGPVIHRPIRDPKGVEALRPLEPEEAVPFVLETIRLLKRELKVPLIGFAGAPFTLASYLIEGGPSRQFKEVKAFMYREEALWHRLLTKLTQAMARYLKAQVEAGADLLQVFDSWVGALSPADYRRYVKPHMARLFQELRPLGVPVIHFGVGTMGLLKEMQEAGGDVIGLDHHTPLAWAREALGQTPIQGNLDPVVLFAPKEVIRREVERILAENAGRPGHIFNLGHGILPGTPVEHVRYVVELLKEKEEAA from the coding sequence ATGGAGGGCGTGAACGACCTCATCCTCCAGGCGGCCCGGGGCAGGCCCACCTCGAGGCCCCCCGTCTGGTTCATGCGCCAGGCGGGGCGCTACCAGAAGGAGTACCAGGAGATCCGACAGCGCTACACCCTACCGGAGATCGTGCAGAACCCCGAGGTCTGCGCCGAGGTGACCCTTCTTCCGGTGAGGCAGCTTGGGGTGGATGCCGCCATCCTCTTTGCGGACATCACCACCCCCCTCTACGGGATGGGGGTGGAGCTGGACCTGGTGGAGGGCAAAGGCCCCGTCATCCACCGGCCCATCCGGGATCCCAAGGGGGTGGAGGCCCTAAGGCCCCTGGAGCCAGAAGAGGCCGTGCCCTTCGTGCTGGAAACCATCCGCCTCCTGAAAAGGGAGCTTAAGGTGCCCCTCATCGGCTTTGCCGGGGCTCCATTCACCCTGGCCAGCTACCTCATCGAGGGCGGGCCGAGCCGCCAGTTCAAGGAGGTCAAGGCCTTCATGTACCGGGAGGAAGCCCTCTGGCACCGGCTTCTCACCAAGCTTACCCAGGCCATGGCCCGCTACCTGAAGGCCCAGGTGGAGGCGGGGGCCGATCTCCTCCAGGTCTTCGACTCCTGGGTGGGGGCCCTATCCCCTGCGGACTACCGGCGGTACGTGAAGCCCCACATGGCCAGGCTCTTCCAGGAGCTAAGGCCCCTTGGGGTGCCCGTGATCCACTTCGGGGTGGGGACCATGGGCCTTCTTAAGGAGATGCAGGAGGCCGGGGGGGACGTGATCGGCCTGGACCACCACACCCCCCTTGCCTGGGCCCGGGAGGCACTGGGGCAAACCCCCATCCAGGGCAACCTGGACCCCGTGGTCCTCTTCGCCCCCAAGGAGGTGATCCGGCGGGAGGTGGAAAGGATCCTTGCGGAAAACGCTGGCCGGCCCGGGCACATCTTCAACCTGGGCCACGGGATCCTGCCCGGCACCCCGGTGGAGCACGTGCGCTATGTGGTAGAACTCCTCAAGGAAAAGGAGGAAGCAGCATGA
- a CDS encoding diguanylate cyclase domain-containing protein, translating into MDKSWGLGPSQALLPLLRQGVKGLPQALEQVGRALRAHRAYLFRLEERQGIWYASQLSEWAGSDATPQIQNPELQNLPMREKGYGRWLDRFLEDRAVAGPVASFPEEERPLLEAQEIQSLLVVPIWVEGKLWGFLGVDDCQRIREFAPEEEAFLRLVAEALARALELWERARGLERLLEASPLYLARLDREGRLLYANATFKQAFPEGIFLPVAKALGAPNHLHTLRTHEGRVVEWSLLALPGPGQEVLEVLALGVDLTAKEEAEAREARWNLFRKNLLRVYETLMAEGLSESIFGLILEAALETVPAAQAGSVTVLLEDGCYHFVAAQGYDLETLRQVCLRPDEPLSPTGHKGAQVFTWKDLERFDTHLDERRRKVMEEAGRVREIKAILSVPVYLAGERKAFLYLDNFEREDAFTPLDLELAQAFASQLGLLLRRLELEGQIQHLAYHDPLTGLPNRLFFLEKLAQALKEEGPHLAVMYLDLDGLKLVNDLDGHAAGDEVIRVMAARLRAALRPRDLVARQGGDEFLVLLTGLKTSAEAVRIAERLLEVARIPIAMGARTYHLSTSLGIALGEPGLSPGELLKRADLALYRAKGEGKDRLAFFEPQLQEALRQEMNLLEALRQDLERGEGLWLAYQPIVDLRTGKRVALEALVRWRLAPPSVFIPLAERHRLMPELGEWVLRQAARLAGSWTGTA; encoded by the coding sequence ATGGACAAAAGCTGGGGCCTAGGTCCATCCCAAGCCCTTCTTCCCCTGCTGCGCCAGGGGGTTAAGGGGCTTCCCCAGGCCCTGGAGCAGGTGGGGCGGGCCCTTAGGGCCCACCGGGCCTACCTCTTCCGCCTCGAGGAGCGCCAGGGCATCTGGTACGCCAGCCAGCTTTCGGAGTGGGCGGGGTCCGATGCCACCCCTCAGATCCAGAACCCTGAGCTGCAAAACCTCCCCATGCGGGAAAAAGGCTACGGGCGCTGGCTGGACCGCTTCCTGGAGGACCGGGCGGTGGCGGGGCCCGTGGCCTCCTTCCCCGAGGAGGAGCGGCCCCTCCTCGAGGCCCAGGAGATCCAAAGCCTCCTGGTGGTGCCCATATGGGTAGAGGGAAAGCTTTGGGGATTCCTGGGGGTGGACGACTGCCAGAGGATAAGGGAGTTCGCCCCGGAAGAGGAGGCCTTCCTGCGCCTGGTGGCCGAGGCCCTGGCCCGGGCCCTGGAGCTTTGGGAAAGGGCCCGTGGCCTCGAGCGCCTTTTGGAAGCTTCCCCCCTGTACCTGGCCCGCCTGGATCGGGAAGGACGCCTTCTCTACGCCAACGCCACCTTCAAGCAGGCCTTCCCGGAAGGAATATTCCTACCCGTGGCCAAGGCCCTCGGGGCTCCAAACCACCTCCACACCTTGAGGACCCATGAAGGGCGGGTGGTGGAGTGGAGCCTTCTGGCGCTACCGGGCCCCGGGCAGGAGGTCCTGGAGGTGCTGGCCCTGGGCGTGGACCTCACGGCCAAGGAGGAGGCGGAAGCCCGGGAAGCCCGTTGGAACCTCTTCCGCAAAAACCTCCTCCGGGTCTACGAAACCCTGATGGCCGAGGGGCTTTCCGAGTCTATCTTTGGCTTGATCCTCGAGGCCGCCTTGGAAACAGTCCCCGCGGCCCAGGCAGGAAGCGTCACCGTCCTCCTGGAGGACGGCTGCTACCACTTCGTCGCCGCTCAAGGATACGACCTGGAGACCCTCCGCCAGGTGTGCCTGCGCCCCGACGAACCCCTCTCCCCTACCGGCCACAAGGGAGCCCAGGTCTTCACCTGGAAGGACTTGGAACGCTTTGACACCCACCTGGACGAAAGGAGGCGGAAGGTCATGGAGGAGGCCGGCCGGGTCCGGGAGATCAAGGCCATCCTCTCCGTCCCCGTGTACCTGGCAGGGGAGCGCAAGGCCTTTTTGTACCTGGACAACTTTGAGCGGGAGGATGCTTTCACCCCCCTGGACCTGGAGCTGGCCCAGGCCTTCGCCAGCCAGCTCGGCCTCCTCCTGAGAAGGCTGGAGCTGGAAGGCCAGATCCAGCACCTGGCCTACCACGATCCCTTAACGGGCCTGCCCAACCGCCTCTTCTTCCTGGAAAAGCTGGCCCAAGCCCTGAAGGAGGAGGGCCCGCATCTGGCGGTCATGTACCTGGACCTGGACGGGCTCAAGCTGGTGAACGACCTGGACGGGCACGCCGCCGGGGACGAGGTGATCCGGGTCATGGCCGCCCGCCTGCGGGCCGCCCTCCGACCCCGGGACCTGGTGGCCCGGCAAGGAGGGGACGAGTTCCTGGTCCTCCTCACGGGCCTTAAAACTTCTGCCGAGGCCGTGCGCATCGCCGAAAGGCTTCTGGAGGTAGCCCGCATCCCCATCGCCATGGGAGCACGGACCTACCACCTCTCCACCTCCCTGGGCATTGCCCTGGGGGAACCCGGCCTTTCCCCGGGGGAGCTGCTCAAGCGGGCGGACCTGGCCCTGTACCGGGCCAAGGGGGAGGGTAAGGACCGGCTCGCCTTCTTTGAACCCCAGTTGCAAGAAGCCCTCCGGCAGGAGATGAACCTCCTGGAGGCGCTAAGGCAGGACCTAGAGCGGGGAGAAGGCCTCTGGCTGGCCTACCAGCCCATCGTGGACCTGCGCACGGGGAAGCGGGTGGCCCTCGAGGCCCTCGTGCGCTGGCGCCTGGCCCCGCCTTCCGTGTTCATCCCCCTGGCGGAACGCCACCGCCTCATGCCCGAGCTGGGCGAGTGGGTCCTCCGCCAGGCCGCCAGGCTTGCCGGGAGCTGGACCGGCACGGCCTAA
- a CDS encoding peptidylprolyl isomerase, protein MRFLFFLLTLSLGLAPFARAQEDPVVAQVGPEHITKSQFELRFGLFVKSALRQLGLPDTEETRALLAQYRAPYLQALAEERALLLLARRQGFWPMPDSVEARVAELVKAFPEEEALRKALEGAGVPDLATYRTLLAEAMALEALEAHYRTELKVSPAALKALWLLSPEYRHPALYCARHILVPTLEAAKKVLARLAKGEAFAQVAKEVSQDPGSKEAGGDLGCEPEGTYIPAFEKALLSLKPGEVSPPVGTEFGFHVILLERLVPPGRYPLEEVAEELAQGVKDKAWERLVRFLIRPYPITLFPERL, encoded by the coding sequence ATGCGCTTCCTTTTTTTCCTCCTAACCTTAAGCCTAGGCCTAGCCCCCTTTGCCCGGGCCCAGGAAGACCCCGTGGTGGCCCAGGTGGGGCCCGAACACATCACCAAAAGCCAGTTTGAGCTCCGCTTTGGCCTCTTCGTCAAAAGCGCACTCCGGCAGCTTGGCCTCCCCGACACGGAGGAAACCCGCGCCCTCCTGGCCCAGTACCGGGCCCCTTACCTGCAGGCCCTGGCGGAGGAGCGGGCGCTTCTCTTGCTGGCCAGGCGCCAGGGTTTTTGGCCCATGCCCGACAGCGTGGAGGCCCGGGTGGCGGAGCTCGTGAAGGCCTTCCCCGAGGAGGAGGCCCTGCGGAAGGCCCTGGAGGGGGCAGGGGTGCCCGACCTGGCCACCTACCGCACCCTCCTGGCCGAGGCCATGGCCCTCGAGGCCCTGGAAGCCCATTACCGCACGGAGCTTAAGGTTTCCCCGGCGGCCCTGAAGGCCCTCTGGCTCCTTTCCCCGGAGTACCGCCACCCCGCCCTCTACTGCGCCCGGCACATCCTGGTGCCCACCCTCGAGGCGGCCAAGAAGGTCCTGGCCCGCCTGGCCAAGGGGGAGGCCTTCGCCCAGGTGGCCAAGGAGGTTTCCCAGGACCCGGGCTCCAAGGAAGCCGGGGGGGATCTTGGCTGCGAGCCGGAAGGCACCTACATCCCCGCCTTTGAAAAGGCCCTGCTATCCCTGAAGCCCGGGGAGGTTTCCCCTCCCGTGGGGACGGAGTTTGGCTTCCACGTGATCCTCCTGGAAAGGCTGGTACCCCCGGGCCGCTACCCCTTGGAGGAGGTGGCGGAGGAGCTGGCCCAGGGGGTGAAGGACAAGGCCTGGGAAAGGCTGGTCCGGTTCCTGATCCGCCCCTATCCCATCACCCTTTTCCCCGAGCGCCTATAG
- a CDS encoding carbon-nitrogen hydrolase family protein produces the protein MRFRTLLAIQAEVKPDFYRTEEAFRERVFSLLESLEGTSSPRLVAFPELFGLPLLLHLEGDFHPRDLLKNPLLPWRRARRAYGVFREVMAEAAQAFGTYLLAGTLLSPPYEEELARGRFARTLLFQNLALFFNPEGRLLAQVPKMEPTPLERWLRRGTFGPHLVETQAGRVGILICLDGFFERYLARLDALGAEVLLQPSANPAPWNRPWPWDGSRREGEVWRASAQERLVGREHLRLLLNPMLNGEILGLTFEGQSGIYAPGEALALAPAPRGDAALLLTL, from the coding sequence GTGCGCTTCCGCACCCTCTTGGCCATCCAAGCGGAGGTCAAGCCGGACTTCTACCGCACGGAGGAGGCCTTCCGGGAGCGGGTCTTCTCCTTGCTGGAAAGCCTCGAGGGCACTTCCTCTCCCCGCCTGGTTGCCTTCCCGGAGCTCTTTGGGCTTCCCCTCCTCCTCCACCTGGAAGGGGATTTTCATCCCAGGGACCTCCTGAAAAACCCCCTTCTCCCCTGGAGGCGGGCCCGGCGGGCCTACGGGGTTTTCCGGGAGGTGATGGCGGAAGCCGCCCAAGCCTTCGGCACCTATCTTTTGGCGGGCACCCTGCTCTCCCCGCCCTACGAGGAGGAGCTGGCCCGGGGGCGGTTTGCCCGCACGCTCCTTTTCCAGAACCTCGCCCTTTTCTTCAACCCCGAAGGCCGCCTGTTGGCCCAGGTGCCCAAGATGGAACCCACGCCCCTTGAGCGCTGGCTCAGGCGGGGCACTTTCGGCCCCCACCTGGTGGAAACCCAGGCGGGCAGGGTGGGCATCCTCATCTGCCTGGACGGCTTTTTTGAGCGGTACCTGGCCCGGCTGGACGCCCTGGGGGCAGAGGTTCTCCTGCAACCCTCCGCCAACCCCGCCCCTTGGAACCGCCCCTGGCCCTGGGATGGATCCCGAAGGGAAGGAGAGGTCTGGAGGGCTTCCGCCCAGGAGAGGCTCGTGGGCCGGGAACACCTCCGGCTCCTCCTGAACCCCATGCTGAACGGCGAGATTCTGGGCCTCACCTTTGAGGGGCAAAGCGGCATCTACGCCCCCGGGGAGGCCCTGGCCTTGGCCCCTGCCCCAAGGGGGGATGCGGCCCTCCTCCTAACCCTATAG